GGTGGGCGTGCTCGTCTACTGCCACGAGTTCCTCAGCGACCGCTGGAGCTACGCCCCGTACCTCGACCATCTGCGCGACCGCGGTTTCGACGTCTTCAGCTTCGATTTCCGCGGCCACGGCGAAAGCGCCTCGGAGCCCGGCTACGATCCGCTCCAGTACGCCTCGGATCGTGAGGTCGACGACCTCCAGAGCGCCCTCGCGTATCTTCGGACTCGTCCCGACCGCGACCTGTCCGGCTACGGCCTGTTCGGCGTCAGCCGCGGGGGCGGTACGGCCCTGCTGGTCGCCGCCGACGAACCCGACGTCTGGGGCGTCGTCACCGACGGCGCGTTCGCGACTCGCGGCACCATGACCGCGTACATCGTCCGCTGGGCTGAGATCTTCGTCCGGGTCAAATGGTTCCTGAAGCTCGTTCCCCGTTTCATCTTCGCCATCCTCGGCGACGTGGCTCGGGCCGGCACGGAGCAGCAGCGAGGCTGCAACTATCCCAGCATCGAGCGTGCGGTTTCCCGTCTCACGCCCCGCCCTTGGCTCCAGATCCACGGCCAGCGCGACGTCTACATCGGCGTCGACATCGCCCGCGAGTTCTTCTCGTGGGCCGGCGAGCCGAAAGAGCAATGGCTGGTCGCCGACGCCAAGCACAACCGCTGCCGGGAGACGGCTCCCGAGGAATACTCGCTCCGCCTGGCTGAGTTCGTCGACCTCAACGCTCCTCGGCGTCCGCTCATCGACGCCGAGGACGAACCGGCCGCGACCGATTTCCGTAAGTTCTCCGCCGTCGAGGGCCGGATCGTCGGCGGCGGCCTGATGACCAACGTCGCCTCCCCCGTCACCGGCTGAACCCTTCACCTCCGGGACGCCGACCCATGCTCAGGTTCATCAAGCGGCTCGTCGGCCGCCCGATCGCGAACCGCGCCCGTCGCCTCGCCGGCGAATTCCTCCAGCAGACGGAGCAAGCCGGCAAGGTTCAGCGCGACCTGCTCCTGTCGCGGATCGCGCGCAACGCCGACAGCGACTTCGGGCGCGACCACCACTTCGCCGAGATCCGCACCCCGGAAGACTTCCGCCGCCGCGTCCCCATCGGCGATTACAACCGCCACGAACCTTATATCGACCGCGTGCGAAACGGCGAGGTCTCGGCCCTCTTCGGTCCCGGGACCGAAGTGCTCATGTTCGCGATGACCTCGGGGACCACCAATCGTCCCAAGACGATCCCCGTCACCCGCGAAGCTCTTCAAGACTATCGCGAAGGCTGGCTCGTCTGGGGGATCCAGGCGTTCGACGCGCATCCCGACATGATCCAGGACGGGATGCGCCCAATCCTTCAGATCGCCAGCGATTGGCGTGAGAGCTACACGACCGCCGGCATCCCCTGCGGCGCGATCACCGGCCTCACGGCCTCGATGCAGAACCGGATGGTGCGGACGACCTACTGCATGCCCCCCTCGGGATCTCGGATCAAGGACGTCGAGTCGAAGTATTACGTCGCCCTCCGATACTCGATCTACAAGAACTTGGGGACGATCATCGCGGCCAACCCCAGCACCATCCTGAACATGGTCCGGCTCGGCGACCGCGAGCGCGAGACCCTCGTCCGCGACCTCTACAATGGGACGCTCGATCCCAAGTGGGCGGTCCCCGACGACGTCCGCCGCGAGATTCGCTTCCGGACGCGGATTCGTCGCAAGGAGACAGCCCGACGACTGGAGTCGATCATCGCCGAGCACGGCCGACTCCTCCCGCGCGACTACTGGCCCAACCTGGAGTTCCTCTCCAACTGGATGGGAGGAACGATGCGGGCCTATCTCAGGGGCTACCCTGAGTTCTTCGGCGAGAAGCCCGTGCGGGACGTCGGCCTGATCGCCTCCGAGGGCCGGATGACGATCCCAATCGAGGACGGGACGCCCGCCGGGGTGCTCGACATCCGCCACCACTACTTCGAGTTCATCCCCGAGGAAGAAGCGGAGAAGCCCGACCCCCAGACCGTCGAGGCCGTCGATCTCGTCGAGGGGAAGAACTACTTCATCCTCCTGACGACGGCCGGCGGGCTCTATCGCTACAACATCTTCGACCTCGTTCGCTGTGTGGGGTTCCACGGCGAGGCGCCGGTCGTCGAGTTCCTGAACAAGGGGGCGCATTTCTCCAGCATGACTGGGGAAAAGCTATCCGAACATCAGGTCATCACGGCCGTCGAGACGGCCCAGCGGTCGGTCGGGCTTCGGCTGCGGTCGTACCTCCTGCTCCCCATCTGGGGCGATCCTCCTGCGTATGGGATCCTGGTGGAGAACTCCGACCTTCCCGACGACGAGCGAGCCGACAGGTTCGTCGCCGCGGTGGAGGATCAGCTCCGAACGCTTAACGTGGAGTATGCGGCCAAGCGAGACAGCCTCCGTCTCGGCCCTCTCCGCACGATCCGAATCCAGGACGGCGGCTGGGGCGAATTCCAGAAACGGCGGCTCGCCCGCAGCGGCGGAACAGTCGAACAGTATAAGCAGCCGCACCTGATCCCCGACGTTGAGGCTATTCACGCCTTCCCGATCGTCGCGACGATCAATTCCTGATCGATCGGTGCGGTCCAGCCCGCGACGAACGCCAGCCCGGCTGTGCGTTCGCCTTGCCGGTTTGCGGCGGATGTGGTATGCGTGCGCGTGTGTTACGGATGATCCAGGCCAGGGCTCCAGGCCGCCGACCGGACGGACCGTCCGACGGAATCCCCACTGAAGGGGAGCGATGACATGAATCCGGCGAACAACGCCGCATCGAAGACCAGGTCCGCAGGGCTCGCCGCCCTGACGCTTGCCGCTGCTTTGAGCACCGCCGGCTGTGCGACGAGCGGCGGCGAACTCTGGCATTCAGGATCGAGTTCCCTCACAAACCTGCTCTGGCCTCGCGAGCGAGCCGAGCCGGGTTACGACCTGTACGCCCAGAACATGGCCGGCTCGAAGGGCGTCAAGCAGGCCGAATCCGCGGCGCAGGCTGGCGCCGATCAGGAGAATCCTTCAAAGCCCGCGGCGACTCGCTCCGCGGCCGAGGTCGCGGCCGACGATCGTGGGGCGGGGGCCGCTTCGGCCTTTGCCGAATCCAAGCCGCGTGGGGTCAACGACGCCCGGGTTCGCGTCACGCTGGGACGTCCTGAAAGCGTTCCTGTCCTGAAGGACGCCGACGGCCGACCGGGCCCACTCATCGCTTCGACCGCGCCCGATATTCAGGGGCCGCTTGCGCAGGCGACTGATCCGGCCCCTGCGCCGGGCGCTGCTCAGCGACAGGGAGTTGCGGAAGCGAAGCCTGAACCTGCGCCGGCCCTAGCCGCCGCCGATTTGGCGCCTGAGCCGGCGCCTGCTCCCGCAGCACCTGCACTCGCTCAGGCCGAGCCGGCCGCCGAGACCCAGGCCGCCCCGCCCGAGGCGAACCTCAAGACGATCCTGGACGGCGCTCGCGAGCGTCTGGAGGGGATGTCGACCTATCAGGTCGCGATCACGCGCGTCGAGCGCGTCGGCAGTCAGGTTCTGCCCGAGGAGAAGGCTCTGCTGAGCATCCGGCGAAATCCGAAGGCGGTCCGGCTGGAATGGCCGGAGGGGGCGAACAAGGGGCGCGAGGTCATCTACTCGGCCGCGATCAACGACAAGGTGATGCACGTCAACGTCGCCAATTCGGCGATCCCGATCCCTCGCATGACGCTCCCCGTCGACAGCCCGCTCGCCATGCGGAACAGCCGCCACGCCATCACCGAGGCCGGCTTCGACACGATCTTCAACAACCTCTCCAAGCAGGTCGACTCTCAGGGTCGCCCTACTGGCGCGGAGGGGAGGCTCACCTACAAGGGGCTCCAGCAACCGGAGGGGGGCGATCGGCCCTGCCATCTGATTCAGCGGATCACTCCGGCCAAGGAAGTCTGGCGCGTCTATCTCGACGAGGACACTCTGATGCCGGTCGTCGTCACCGCCCATCAGGCTGACGGCGGTTTGCTGGAGTCGTATCGGTACGAGAACCTCAAGGCTGATCCGACCGAGTTGGCCGCCGCCGAGGCGTTCGACCCCGACAAGCGTTGGGGACCTTCGCAGGGGCTTTTCTCGCGGATCGCTCGGGCCGCCGCCGCGACCGCCGAACAACCCGCCGCAACGACCCGCTGACTGCCAAATCGGCCGGCAACGAGCCATTCAAAGACTTTCACCGGTCGCCGAACGTCGCTTTTTTGAGAATTCCAAAGGCTGACCTTGTAAGAAGTTGTCGTGATGGAGTCTGATATCGGAGGCGACGTCTCAGAGGCTGGCGCGAGATTTGCTCTTGTTTGCCGGCCGACAGGATTCTCGGTGCGGATCAACGTGGATCGGGACTATGCCGTCACCAGCAGTGCAGGACTATTCGATTCTCATCACGGACGATGACGCCGGAGTGCGTGAAACGCTCCGCGACATCTTCGTCCCGCATGGGTATCGTACGTTCCTGGCGGAGAGCGGCGAGGAAGCCATCGACATCGTCCGGGTCCACCCCGTTCACGTCGCCCTTTTCGACATGCACCTGCCCCGGCTCTCCGGGCTGGAAACCCTCGCCGTCGTCCGCCAGATGCGCGGAGCGCTGCCGGCCATCCTGATTTCAGGCGCCTGCGACGAGAACCTGCTGCGTCGCGCCCTCTCCGAGCACGCCTTCTGCGTACTGGAAAAGCCCGTCAGCCGACACGTCGTCGTCCACGTGGTCCATCGGGCTTTGCAAAAGTACTACCAGAACTGACAGCCGACGGCCGTTTGACTCGGACGACTCAGGACATTTCGTCGATGTCCACGTCGGGCTCGGTCCCTTCCCACTTCTTCACGATCACGCGGGAGCCCTGCACGTCGACGACCTCGACGAGGCTGTCAGGCTCGATGTAGAAGTTGTCGGCCGTCACGTCCAGGAGGAGTTTCCCGAAACGGGCCTTCCCTGTCGGCCGTAGCGGCGACGTGGTGCGGCCGGTCTCGCCGATCAGGTAGGCGAGTGAATCGTAGCCTTCCATCGGCGGCTTCACGGTGGGATCGAGAGTCTCCCCTCCCGCGCCCGTCCAGGGTTCGGGTTTGAGGATCAGCTTGTTGAAGATCGGGATCGCCGGGAAGTAGTGGGCCAGCACCACCGCGCCGACCGTTACTCCGATGAGGGCGACGATCAACTGGATGAGGGTTAAGCCCATCTCACGGTATTCGTAATCCTGAGTCGGCCACGTAAAGGTGTGGCTGGCCATCACGATGCTGCCGAGCATCAAGACGATGCCCGACATGCCGAAGATCCCGAAGCCCGGAAGCACGAAGAGTTCCACAGCCAGCGAGATCAGTCCCAGCAGAAAGAGGATGATCTCAAGCTGATCCGCGGTGCCGCTGAGGTAGTGGCTCCAGAAGAACAGCAAGAAGGCCAGGGCTGAGACGATCGCCGGCAGACCGATCCCCGGCAGCTTCAACTCCACCACCATCATGAACAGGCCGACGAAGAGGAGCAGCCAGCTCACGTAAGGGTCGGTCAACAAGGTGACCAGGGAGTCGACCCAACCAGGGCCTTCCACGCGGATCGCAACCCCCTGGAGACCATAGAGGGTCTTCAATTCCTCGAAGTCCCGGACGACCTGATTGAATCCGTACGCCGAAGCCTCGGCTGCGTCGATGGTCAACGGACCGCCGGCGCGATTGCGGGGTTCCAGGTTGGTGAATCGATTGGGATCGGCTTCCGCTTCGCGGAGCAGGACCAGTCGGCGGCCCTGGGTGTTTTGATCGGTCGCTTCGACGACCTCGGCTCGAGGGTCGATCATCGCTCGGGCGACGGCTTCCGAATGGCCCTTCTTCGCAGCCAGGAAAGCCGCCTTTTCGGCGAGGCCGGCGATCTGGACTTCGGTCAGATCCTCGAGTCGCCCTCGCGCCGTGATGAACTGGGCGACGTCGCCCATCCGGGCTCCCTCTTTGAAGACCACGTCGCGACAGGCGAGCGGCAGAAGCGCTGCTACGCCGAGCGCCCGTTCGTTGAGATAGGCCACGGTCTTCATGTCGTCGATGCCGGCGATCAGGTCGGCGACCGTGTCGGCCGTCTCCACCATTCCTCCCGGGCTGTCGATCTCGAAGAAGACGAGGTTCGACCTCTCGCGGCGGGCCTGGTCGAGTCGTCTCCCCAGGTAGGAGATCATCGCCGATTCGATGGGCCCCTCGATCTTGATCCAGACCGGGCGGACGTTCTGGCCGAGCGTCGGGTCGTCGACCGTGGACCCGCCCGCGATGTGGTAAAGAGCGGCGACCTCGGCGGGTGAGTGGGCGATTCGTTTGCAGAAGCCCTCCTCACGCGCCCGGTCGGCCGTCAGGACGCCTCGCCGTCCCCCTTCCCAGGCCGGGCGATCGTCGAGGGCCTGGTTCGACTTGAGGAACTCCGGCATATGCTCGGCCATGACGTAGCGGATGCCCTTGTCCGGCGTCCGGATAAGCCGGAGGTCGGCGTCACGGTCAAGCATTCCCAGGATCAGGTCGGGGTCGCGGGTCTTGCGAACGGCCAGGAATCGCACGGGCTCGCGCAGGGCCGGATCGAACGATTGGGTCTCGGGAGTGATCGGCCCCAGGCTGGCGTTCGGCCCCATGACGATCTCGGTGCAGGCCACCACCGGGAGGACCGCGAACCCGGTGATTGGGTCGGGTACGTAGGCGACCGTTGATTTCGCGCCGCCGAGTTCGCGGGAGATGTAGTTCGCCAGATCGTAGGCGGCGCCGAAGTCGGTCGTTCCCGGCGCGGATTCGCCTGGAAGGAACTGGAAGACGAGGATCGGGCTCTGTCCCTGGGCGTCAGCCGAGGTCTTTTTGACGAGACCTCGCGTCTTGGATTGGATCTTGGCGATCTGGTCGTGCGTGATCGGTTCGGTGATCGTGAAGAACTGACCGGGAGTCACTTCGGCCCTGGCGGCGGGGGCCTCGGCCCGGCTCGCCGTCGGTATGAAGGAGGCCGCGGTCGAGACGAGCAAGACGGCGAGAGGGGCGACGGCTGGTCGTATCATCAGGGTCAGACTCCCTCCGCGGACACACGTCATGAACAGCCCTGGGCGGGATCCGAGCGTCCGTTCGGACGTTGTGGGCCGAACCCCAAGGGGGCCTCGGCGGACATCCCGAGAGGGCGACGTCGCGGATCGAGCCGGATGCGTCCCTGATCGCTACCGCGCTGATTATAGAGCCGGTTGAAATGACCGTCAAACGAACGCCCGGCGCGCGAAAGAGCCCTCCGAGGGGAGGGCTCGATTGGATCTCGATTGTTTTGGGCGTCTGCTCGGGTCAACGCCGGGGGGCGGCGCCAGGAGTACGGGCCGCGCTGGCGGGGGCAGCGGCGGCCGGGCGGGCCGCCGGGTTGCCGGCTGGGGCGCCGGGCGGGCGGGTCCCCGGAGCGTTGCGGGGCCGGTTCTCACCCATCGGGTTGTGAACCACCTTCCAGCCCTTGGCGGCGAAAGCCGCCACGTTGGGAGTGAAGTTCTCGTCGTTGACCGCGACGTTAGGCTTCACGGGGTTCAGGCGGAAATTCTTCGTCCCCTTGCCGGTGGGGGCGTAGAGGATGATCTGGATCGGCAGGATGAAGGAACTGTCCAGCAAGACGTACGACTTGCTGAAGCTCTCCCGGTCGACGTCGAGCTTGGGAATGATGCTCACCGCGTAGGAGTTCGCATCGGGCGCCTTGATCATCTCGATGGTATAGCGCTGCTTGGCTTCTTCGGCCTTCATGTTGAAGAGGAACGGCAGCGGGCCTTCCTCGATCGCCTTGGCGGCCTGATCTTTCTCGAGCGGGTAGACGAAGATCTGGCCGGTGTCGCTCTTGAACTGCACCACCTCGTTCCCGGTGCAGACGATCCGCTCGTCGTCGATGCTGTCCCAGGAGCCGTCGGCCTTCTTGGCCGGCTTCTTGCCCGCGTCCTGCTTGATCTTCTTGAAGTTGATGAAGGCCAGGTTGGGGTTCTTGAAGATGGCCCGACCCTCGTAGTACTCAATCTCGTCGAACTCGGGGATGTCGTCGCGGCGGAAGATCGAGACGTCCAGGGTTTTGAGCTTGGAGCTTTGCTCCTCCCACTTCCGCAGCAAGGTCTCGACGTCGATGTTCGGCGCCGCGGGGGCGGCTTGATCCTGAGCGGCTTGTGCTGGGGCGGCGCCCTGTTGGCGAGCGCCGGCGGCGGGCCTCGCCGCCTGGCCGAACGCAAGGGTCCCAGCCATCGTCCAGGCCGCTAGCAGCCCGCTCGTCCCGATCATTACTCCTCGTCGATCCATGACTTCCTCCCCGTCCTGAGCCAGGCGCCGTTCCGAGTGTTTCCGGGTTCTCCTGAA
This genomic window from Paludisphaera rhizosphaerae contains:
- a CDS encoding alpha/beta hydrolase: MTGLSTLLVILVVVALIPVVVFGGFLLFCIWMYCPVIRRIFEERPMFMPLKLTPEDVGEAASFKTGDGLTLQGSYFKARTDSRVGVLVYCHEFLSDRWSYAPYLDHLRDRGFDVFSFDFRGHGESASEPGYDPLQYASDREVDDLQSALAYLRTRPDRDLSGYGLFGVSRGGGTALLVAADEPDVWGVVTDGAFATRGTMTAYIVRWAEIFVRVKWFLKLVPRFIFAILGDVARAGTEQQRGCNYPSIERAVSRLTPRPWLQIHGQRDVYIGVDIAREFFSWAGEPKEQWLVADAKHNRCRETAPEEYSLRLAEFVDLNAPRRPLIDAEDEPAATDFRKFSAVEGRIVGGGLMTNVASPVTG
- a CDS encoding GH3 auxin-responsive promoter family protein, translated to MLRFIKRLVGRPIANRARRLAGEFLQQTEQAGKVQRDLLLSRIARNADSDFGRDHHFAEIRTPEDFRRRVPIGDYNRHEPYIDRVRNGEVSALFGPGTEVLMFAMTSGTTNRPKTIPVTREALQDYREGWLVWGIQAFDAHPDMIQDGMRPILQIASDWRESYTTAGIPCGAITGLTASMQNRMVRTTYCMPPSGSRIKDVESKYYVALRYSIYKNLGTIIAANPSTILNMVRLGDRERETLVRDLYNGTLDPKWAVPDDVRREIRFRTRIRRKETARRLESIIAEHGRLLPRDYWPNLEFLSNWMGGTMRAYLRGYPEFFGEKPVRDVGLIASEGRMTIPIEDGTPAGVLDIRHHYFEFIPEEEAEKPDPQTVEAVDLVEGKNYFILLTTAGGLYRYNIFDLVRCVGFHGEAPVVEFLNKGAHFSSMTGEKLSEHQVITAVETAQRSVGLRLRSYLLLPIWGDPPAYGILVENSDLPDDERADRFVAAVEDQLRTLNVEYAAKRDSLRLGPLRTIRIQDGGWGEFQKRRLARSGGTVEQYKQPHLIPDVEAIHAFPIVATINS
- a CDS encoding DUF1571 domain-containing protein, whose translation is MNPANNAASKTRSAGLAALTLAAALSTAGCATSGGELWHSGSSSLTNLLWPRERAEPGYDLYAQNMAGSKGVKQAESAAQAGADQENPSKPAATRSAAEVAADDRGAGAASAFAESKPRGVNDARVRVTLGRPESVPVLKDADGRPGPLIASTAPDIQGPLAQATDPAPAPGAAQRQGVAEAKPEPAPALAAADLAPEPAPAPAAPALAQAEPAAETQAAPPEANLKTILDGARERLEGMSTYQVAITRVERVGSQVLPEEKALLSIRRNPKAVRLEWPEGANKGREVIYSAAINDKVMHVNVANSAIPIPRMTLPVDSPLAMRNSRHAITEAGFDTIFNNLSKQVDSQGRPTGAEGRLTYKGLQQPEGGDRPCHLIQRITPAKEVWRVYLDEDTLMPVVVTAHQADGGLLESYRYENLKADPTELAAAEAFDPDKRWGPSQGLFSRIARAAAATAEQPAATTR
- a CDS encoding response regulator — translated: MPSPAVQDYSILITDDDAGVRETLRDIFVPHGYRTFLAESGEEAIDIVRVHPVHVALFDMHLPRLSGLETLAVVRQMRGALPAILISGACDENLLRRALSEHAFCVLEKPVSRHVVVHVVHRALQKYYQN
- a CDS encoding NfeD family protein, producing MIRPAVAPLAVLLVSTAASFIPTASRAEAPAARAEVTPGQFFTITEPITHDQIAKIQSKTRGLVKKTSADAQGQSPILVFQFLPGESAPGTTDFGAAYDLANYISRELGGAKSTVAYVPDPITGFAVLPVVACTEIVMGPNASLGPITPETQSFDPALREPVRFLAVRKTRDPDLILGMLDRDADLRLIRTPDKGIRYVMAEHMPEFLKSNQALDDRPAWEGGRRGVLTADRAREEGFCKRIAHSPAEVAALYHIAGGSTVDDPTLGQNVRPVWIKIEGPIESAMISYLGRRLDQARRERSNLVFFEIDSPGGMVETADTVADLIAGIDDMKTVAYLNERALGVAALLPLACRDVVFKEGARMGDVAQFITARGRLEDLTEVQIAGLAEKAAFLAAKKGHSEAVARAMIDPRAEVVEATDQNTQGRRLVLLREAEADPNRFTNLEPRNRAGGPLTIDAAEASAYGFNQVVRDFEELKTLYGLQGVAIRVEGPGWVDSLVTLLTDPYVSWLLLFVGLFMMVVELKLPGIGLPAIVSALAFLLFFWSHYLSGTADQLEIILFLLGLISLAVELFVLPGFGIFGMSGIVLMLGSIVMASHTFTWPTQDYEYREMGLTLIQLIVALIGVTVGAVVLAHYFPAIPIFNKLILKPEPWTGAGGETLDPTVKPPMEGYDSLAYLIGETGRTTSPLRPTGKARFGKLLLDVTADNFYIEPDSLVEVVDVQGSRVIVKKWEGTEPDVDIDEMS